TGATCCGCTAAACATGGCTTGAGGGTGCCTTGGTACAAAGCGTCTTCTGCATATCGCAGACAGCACTCAATCTCCAAACTCCTGCCCAAACACCGGAAACCCCTCCTCATCCCATTCAAGCACCCGCGCCCTTGCATGGCGGTTCGGGTCGGTCAGTGGCGTACCGCGCAGGTCGCGGTAGTCACGGGCGTGGTAGATCAGCAGGTCGGTGACGCCGTCCTCGGCGATCGTGAAAGAGTTGTGGCCGGGGCCGTAGCGGACCAGGGCGTCGTTGGTGGTGAACACGGGTTCTTGTGACTTGTGCCAGCTGGCGGGGTCGAGCAGGTCGGCGTCTTCATCGGCCCAGAGCAGGCCCATGGCGTAGCGGTGGTCGGTGGCGGCGCCGGAGTAGGTCATGAAGATCTTGCCGTTGCGCTTGATGACCGCGGCGCCCTCGTTGACCTTGTAGCCCTGGATTTCCCAGTCCAGCGTGGGCTCGCTGATGATGACGGGCTCGCCGGTGATGGAGGTCGGGCTGTCCATTTCGGCGATCCACAGCGCGGAGTTGTACGTACGCTCGGCGTTCTGCTGGGCCCAGACGTAGTAGCGCTTGCCGCGGTGCTCGAACTGGGTGGCGTCCAGGCTGAAGGTGTCCAGGCCGGTCTCGAAGCGGCCTTCCTCGCTCCAGTTGTCGGTGAACGGGTCGTCGTCGGGGTTGGACAGCGTGTACATGCGAATGCTGAACGGCTGGTCCTTCTCGCCGGCGGCGAAGTACACGTACCAGGCGCCGTCGATGCGGTGCAGCTCCGGGGCCCAGATGTTGATACTCATGGGGCCGGACTCGCGCTTGCGCCAGATCACCTTTGGCTCGGCGATCTTCAGGTCGTTCAGGCGGCAGGCCTGGCGGATCTCGATGCGGTCGAACTCGGGCGCGCTGCCGATGAAGGTGTAGCAGCCGGTGTCGGGGTCACGGTGGATCCACGGGTCGGCGCGCTGCGGGACGATGGGGTTGTCGATGTTCAGGGTGTCGGCGTTGGCCGGGACAGGAATGATCGCGACCAACGCGAACAGGGTCAGGATGATTCGAATCGACATGCCTGGCGCTCCATTGGTGATTTCAATCTCGATTCTACCCCGTACAGTCAGCGGCAAGCAGGTGACCATCACGAATAGTCACTTGATGGGCTATACTCAGATGACCACATATGATGACCATGGTGTACGACATGGAGTCACGGCAGGTTTCAAAATCGAAATTCAAGGCGCGCGCGCTGGAACTGTTTCGCGAAGTTGAGGCTTCGGGCAAGCCAGTGATCGTGACGGACAAAGGTAAACCGGCCATCGAGATTCGTCGTTACAGGGGCGATGAACGATCGCCGCTGGAGAAGTTGAAAGGCACGGTGATTGCCTTTGAGGATCCGACCGAACCCGTTGGCGCAGAGGACTGGGAAGCGCTGGATTGATTGTTCTCGATACCCATGCGCTGGTCTGGTGGGTACATGCCGACACGCAACTGTCGTCCGCCGCGCGCAAGGCGATCAGGGCGGAGACTCGCGCAGACGAAGGGCTGATCGTGGTTTCAGCCATTTCAGCGTGGGAAATTGCCTTGTTGGTGGAGAAAGGGCGGTTGACCCTGAGCATGAGCGTTGATGACTGGATGGAAGCCGTTGCCGAGATCGAGTCTGTCCGCATAGTCCCGGTTGATGCCGTGGTCGCGATTCAGTCGACCCGGTTGCCCGGCGAGATTCACCCAGACCCTGCTGACCGCATGATCATTGCGCTGTCGCGCCACCTGTCGGCACCATTGGTGACTGCGGATGGACGAATTCGCGCTTACAAACACGTTAAAACAATCTGGTAGGCCCGGGTGAGATTCTACCCGTTGGTTTGCCGAGGAGGCTCTGATGATTCTTGAGCGTTTAGCGCTGCTTTTGGCCATGTGCCTGTCCACGAACGCCTTGGCCGTCCAGGTCGAAGTCCACGACCCGGTGATGGCGAAGGAAGGCGACCACTACTACGTGTTCAGCACCGGGCCCGGCATCACCATTTACCAGTCCGAAGACCTGGAGCACTGGCGCTGGGTGGGCCGCGCGTTCGACGGTGAGCCGGACTGGGCGCGCGAGGTGGTGCCGGATTTCAGCGGCCACCTGTGGGCGCCGGACATCTTCGAGCACGACGGCAAGTGGTATCTGTACTACTCGGTCTCCGCCTTCGGCAAGAACACTTCGGCGATGGGCGTGACTGTGACCGATACGCTGGACCCGTCGTCGCCGGACTATGGCTGGAAGGACCTGGGTTTGGTCATCCAGTCGGTGCCGCACCGCGATGACTGGAATGCCATCGACCCGGCCATTGTTGAAGACGACGCCGGCGGCGTGTGGCTGAGCTTCGGTTCGTTCTGGGGCGGCCTGAAAATGTTCCGCCTGGACGAGACCCTGGCCGCACCGGCAGAACCGCAGGCATGGGCCAGCATTGCTGCGCGGCCGCGGGATACAGCGACGCCCGGCGAGCAGGCCGGCGTTGGCGCCATCGAGGCGCCGTACATCTTCAGGAAGGACGGCTGGTACTACCAGTTCGTTTCCTTCGACCTGTGCTGCCGCGGCATGAACAGCACCTACAACGTGCGCGTGGGTCGGTCGAAAGATGTCACCGGGCCCTACCTTGACCGCGACGGCGTGTCGTTGATGGAGGGCGGCGGTACGCTGGTGATCGAGGGCAACGACAACTGGGTGGCCGTGGGCCACAATGCTGCCTACACCTTCGACGGTCAGGACTGGCTGGTGCTGCACGCCTATGAGACCGCCGACAACGCCAAGCAGAAATTGCGCATCCTGCCGATCAGCTGGGATGACGGCTGGCCGCAGGTCGACCCCGCCGACCTGGATCGCCGTACGACCGAGCTGGTGGGCGAGGGCCCTCCAGAGAACAAGTGATGGGGTCAGAGTAGGGGGTCAGAGTAAATCTCTACTTCTTGCTCTTAACCCGACGATCTTGCGGATTTACTCTGACCCCCTACTCTGACCCCAGGAGTTACGTCATGATCAAACTGACCCGAATCACGCCCCTGGCGCTGGCCCTGGCCGCACCCTCGGCGCTGGCCGACAACCCCATCATCACCGACATGTTCACCGCCGACCCGGCCGCGCTGGTCGACGGCGACACGGTGTGGCTCTACACCGGCCACGACGAGGCGCCCAACAACGACGTGTTCTTCGAAATGCACGACTGGCTCGCGTTCTCGTCGCAGGACATGGTGAACTGGAAAGCGCACGGCCCGATCATGCGCGCCGATGACTTCGAGTGGGCCGTCAGCCATGCCTGGGCGTCGCACATGGTGAAAAAGGACGGCAAGTACTGGTTCTACACGACCGTCCGTCACGATGAAACCAAACCCGGCTTCGCCGTGGGCGTGGCGGTCTCCGATTCGCCGACCGGCCCCTTCAAGGATGCGAAAGGCGAAGCGCTGATCACCAACGACATGACCACCCAGACGCCCAACGACTGGGACGACATCGACCCGGCCGTCTGGATCGAGGACAACGGCGACACCTACCTGTTCTTCGGCAACCTGGTACCAAAGTACGTGAAGCTGAAGGACAACATGATCGAGCTGGACGGCGAGATCCAGGTCATCGATGTGCCGCATTTCACCGAGGCGCTGTGGGTGCACCGTAAGAACGACGTCTATTACCTGACCTACGCCTGCTACTTCCCGGAAAAAATCTGCTGGGCGCGCAGCGACAGTGTCGAGGGGCCGTGGCAGTACGGCGGCATCCTCAACGAGATCGCCGGCAACACCGAGACCAACCACCAGTCGGTCATCGAGTTCCAGGGCAAGGACTACTTCATCTACCACACCGGCGGCCTGCCACCGCAGGGCGACCAGCCCAGCGGTGGGCGGTTCCGGCGCTCGGTGGCCATTGACCGCTTGTACTACGAGGACAATGGTGATCTGAAACGGGTGATCATGACCACCGAGGGCATCGAGTAACGGCGGACGGTCACTCGAACGGCAGGTTCCCGGTGGCCCGTGCCGGGCGCGTGCCGGACGGCGGCGGACCCGGTTCACCCGTGGGTGAGATGCGGAACTCGACGGTCGTCGGCTCGTTTCGGGTCCGGTATTGCGGTAGCGGCTTGCCCCAGTCGTTCCATTTCAGGTCGCCGCCGATGCCCCACTGGACCGAGTCCACCAGTAGCGACACGTGCTCGCGCGGCACGATGTCGCTGGATTTTCGCGCGCCGGGCGGTTGTTTGAACAGGTCTTCGTAGGGGAAGGCCAGAACGTTCATCATCAACGGTTGGTCGCCTTCCACCACGAAACCGAGGTCACCGGCGGTCAGTTCCATCCAGCGAACGTCGACCTTGTTGCCCGTGTCCTGCGGGCGAATGTAGTCATGATCCTGCTCCGAGATCGCCCCGCGCCACAGGCCGATGGCCGCCGAGCTTTTGCGGTCGGCATAACTTTCGTGTGGCCCACGGCCGTACCAGGTCGTGGTGGTGAAATCCCGCGGGGCCTGGAAATAGAACCCGACGCGGAAAGGCGGTGGCAGGTCTTCTTCGAGGGGCTCGAGCAGGCCGTTGACCTGCAGATCGCCGGCGCCGTTCATCCGCCAGGTGGATGAGAACTGGGCCTGCCCGTCGCCCAGGTCATGCACGACCCTGACCGCGCCGCCGCCGGGGCCTTCTCCAAGGACTTCCAGTGACCGGACCGTGCGCGTCTCGCTGAGTGTTTTCCACACCGCCAACTCACGGCCGGTGCCGACACCGACGTCGTTGTCGACCAGTGCACGCCAGAAAAACGGCCGGCCCGATGACAACAATTCCTTGCCATCGTCCCGGTACGTGACGATCAGCCCGGTGTCACGATCGATGATCAGTTGCCTGCCATTTGCGGACAGGCTGACCTGCGAGTCGTCCTGGTTCACGCGGACCGGCGTGTCCGATGCGGTCAGTGTCGACGGCTTGCCAGCCTGGACCACGAACTGCGCCCAGGCCATGACGGTCTCCGTCGGGACCAACGGAACGGTGCTTTCGTCGGTGCGCGCTTCGATGGTGAGCAGGTATTCAGCATCGGGCCGCAATGGCGTGTCGGTAAGGGGTGCGAACAACTCACCCCGGTGCCGCGCCGGCAGGTCCAGGGCCGGCCAGTTTCCGGAAGCTACCGGTGCGCCGTCCTCAAGCAGCGTCCAGCCCAGCCGGTATTCGGAGACGTTGAGGAAATCATGCCGGTTGGTCACCACCAGGCGACCGCTGTCCGCGTCGAAATCGGAGAAGTAGATCGACTCGTAGACTTTGCGCAGCTCATACAGCGCCGGGTTGGGTGTGCGGTCGGATTGCACCACGCCGTCGCCGAAGTCGATGTCGCCGCGCGGGTTATGGCCGTACTCGCCGCCGTTACCCCAGTAGGGACGGCCGTCCTCGGTGTAACGGTACATGGACTGGTCGACCCAGTCCCAGATAAAGCCGCCTTGCAGCGTTTCCGGGTGGTCGTAGATGGTTTCCCAGTACTCGACCAGGTTGCCGCCGGAGTTGCCCATCATGTGCGCGTACTCGCACTGGATCATGGGTTGTCCGTAAGTCCAGTTGACCGCGTAGTCGCGCATTTTCCAGGCTGGGTCGTACATCGGCGCGTAGATGTCGGCGTACCAGTTGGGCCGGTGGTCCGGGAGCTGGCCCCAGCCCAGGTAGCTGACCAGGCGGCCGGGGTCGCGTGCCTTGACCGCCATGGCGGCGTCTTCGAATGTCGGGCCGATACCGGCTTCGTTGCCCAGCGACCAGAAAATGATCGACGGGTGATTCTTGTCCCGCTCGACCATGTTCATCACGCGGGCCAGGTGGGCGTCACGCCAGGCCGGGTCGAAACCGATCTGGATTTCCGCGCGCCGGTCCGGGTTTGCATCGCCGTGGCCCATGTACTCGTGGCTTTCGATATTGGCCTCGTCCATGACGTACAGCCCGTACTTGTCCGCCAGTTCGTACAGGTAGGGGTCGTTGGGGTAGTGCGCCGTGCGAATCGCGTTGACGTTGTTCAGCTTCATGACCTGGATATCGCGCTCCATCGACTCGCGCGAGATCACGTGGAAGGTCTCGGGGTCGTGGTCGTGCCGGTTCACGCCGCGGATCGTGATTGGGCGGCCGTTGACCGTGACCTGGCCGTCGATGATGGCGACGGTTCGGAAGCCGATAGCGTGGGCCATGGACTGGAGTACCTGGCCGTCGGCGTCGAGCAGTTCGGTGACCAGCGTGTACAGGTTCGGGGTTTCGGCGGTCCAGGGGCGGGCATTCGGAACCCCCGCAGACAGGGTGACCGTTCGGGCGTCGTCCGTCGGCTTCAGCTCGACGGCGCGCGATAGCAGCTCGCGACCGTCGTCCAGCAGGACGATACGTGCGGTGTGGCCGGTGCCCGCCGTGGCCGAGACATCGACTGACAGCCGGCTATCGACATACGTTTCATCCAGCTCGGCACGAACGAAGACGTCAGCGATGCGCGTTCTTGGCACGGCCTTCAGGTACACCGGACGCTCGATACCGGAGACACGCCAGAAATCCTGGTCCTCCAGGTAGCTGCCGTCAGACCAGCGCCAGACGCGGATGGCCAGGGTATTGGCGCCGTCCCGGTCCAGATGGGGTGTCAGGTCGAATTCGCTGGGCAGTTTGGAGTCCTGCGCGTAGCCGATATCCTTGCCGTTGAGCCAGACCTGGTACGCGGAACCAGCCGCGCCGATGTGCAGGATGACATCCATTCCGTCCCAGTTGTCCGGCACGTCAAAATCGCGGCGGTAGGAACCGGTCTCGTTGTCGTCGTGGGGAACCAGCGGGCGGTTGGGCGGAAACGGGTAGCGCCAGTTGTTGTACTTCGGCTGGCCGAATCCCTCGGCCTGCCAGTTGGCCGGTACGGGCATGTTCGCCCAGCCGGAGACGTTGTAGGACGGGTCTTCAAAGCCTGCGGGCGCCCCCTGCACGGTGGCCGAAAAATGGAATTTCCATTGGCCGTTAAGCGAAAGGAACCGGGCAGATGCCTGGACATCGCCATCGATTGCCAGCGCGCGCGTCTCGAACGGAAATCCGCTCGCGCTTGCCGGTATGGTGTTGCGTGCGAAAACGGCCGGGTTCTCCCAGTCCGGCCGGCTTGCGTCGACCTGGACGGGCTCCACCGTTGGAATGAAGTCGGCCAGGGCGGGTGCGCCAAGGCAAAGGCATGCGGTGACAACGAGGGCTCGGTTCGGCATGGATAATCGCGGGGTCAGAGTAAGGGGTCAGAGCAGGGGGTCAGAGTAAACCGGGCTGTGCAAAACAAACCGGGGGCTTCATCGCCCCCGGTTTACTCTGACCCCCTGCTCTGACCCCACCACTCCGGTTACGGGTCCAGCAGGATCACGCTGACCGAACGCGGCGGCAGGCTCACTTCCAGCGAATCGCCGTCCAGGTTCACGTCCAGGCCCGTGGGCTTCACCGTTTCGGGTGAGTCGAACGTGTTGTGCGCGTCGATAGAGGCACCGGTCAGTACTCGCGCCTCGGCGGCGTCGGCGCTGAAGCCTTCCAGGTCGATATCAATATCGATGGCATCCGAGGCATGCAGGTTCACCAGGCCGATGGCCAGCTTGCCGTCGGTGGTCAGCGCGGCGGTGGCCGAGACGTGCGGCACGCTCACGTCACCCACTTCGTAGTCCGGCACGCCGTCCAGTTCCAGCGGCAGGTAGGTCGCGTCCTGGAACGGGATGTACAGCTCAAACGCGTGGTAGGTCGGCGTCTTGATCATCTTTGGCCCATCGGTCAGCAGCACCGCCTGCAGCACGTTCACGGTCTGCGCGATGTTGGCCATGTGCAGCCGTTCGGTGTGCTCGTGGAAGACATTGAAGTTCAGCGCGGCCACCAGCGCATCGCGGATGGAGTTCTGCTGTTCCAGGAAACCCTGCGTGCTGCCCGGGGTCGGGTCATACCAGGTGCCCCATTCATCGAGGTAGATGCCGACCTGGCCATCCGGGTCATTACGCTCCAGCACTTCTTCCTGCAGGTTCAGGTGGCCGTCGACCATCAACGTGCGGTCCAGCGTGGAGATCCACTCGGCCTCGGGGAAGCCGGTGGCCTGGCCTTTCTTGCCCCAATCGCCAGTGGGCAAGGTGTAGTAGTGGTGCGAGATGCCGTCGATCTTGAAGAACATGCCGGCATCGGTGGTGCCGCCGGACAAGGCCTCGGTCCAGTCGGTGGCGTCGTTCTGGCCGCCGCTGGCCACCAGTTTGGGCATGTAGCCCGAAGGCGCCTTCAGGAACGTCGCGTAACGGCGGTACAGGTCGGTGTAGTACGCCGGCGTCATGTTGCCGCCGCAGCCCCAGGTCTCGTTGCCGACGCCCCAGAAGGCTACTTTCCAGGGCTCTTCGCGGCCGTTGGCGCGGCGCTCTTTAGCCAGTGTGCTGTTGTCGTCGGCGGTCATGTACTGCAGCCACTGGGCCATGTCGACGGGTGGCGCGCTGCCGATGTTGCCGGCGATGTAGGCCTCGCTGTCCAGCATCTCCACCAGTTGCATGAACTCGTGTGTGCCGATGCTGTTGTCCTCTTCCACCCAGCCCCAGTGGGTGTTGATGCGCACCGGGCGATCCTCGCGCGGACCGATGCCGTCGCGCCAGTGATACTCGTCGGCGAAGCAGCCACCGGGCCAGCGGATCACCGGGATCTTCAGCGGCTTCAGCGCCTCGATCACGTCGTTACGGAAACCGCCCGTGTTGGGAATGTCGGAGTCCTCGCCGACCCAGATGCCCTCGTAGAGGCCGCGGCCCAGGTGTTCGGCAAACTGGCCGTAAAGGTACTTGCTGATGGTGTCGCCGGGTTCATCGGCACGGATGGTCATTTCGACGTCGGCTAACGCGTTACCGGCGATGCCGCCGGACAGGGCCAGCAGGCCCACGCAAAGCCCACGCGTGAGTTTTTTGGGGTTGAGCGTCATGTAAGTTCTCCTCGTTCTAATCATGGTTATGGTTTATGCGTATTCGGTGCGGTCGATTCAGCGCGAGGGCAGCTGGCATGGCTAATCGCCAGGGCAGACTGACCCGTTTGTCGCCAGTACTTAATCGGTGGTGGAAAACCGGTAGACAATCCGTGTCTCGTAGTCCTCGCCCGGACGCAGCACGGTGGACGGGAAGTCCGGCTGGTTGGGTGAATCCGGGAAATGCTGCGGTTCCAGGCAGAAGCCGCTGCGGTGGCCGTAGGTCTGGCCCTTGCCGCTGAGCGTACCGTCCAGAAAGTTTCCGGAATAGAACTGCACGCCGGGCTCCACGGTCAGCACTTCCAGCACGCGACCTGTCGTCAGTTCGGTGACGCGCCCGGCCAGAACCAGCTCGTCATCGGCCGCGGTTTTCAGCACGTAGTTATGGTCGTAGCCGCCACCCAGTTCCAGTTGCGCGTTATCGGCGCCAATGTCTTCGC
This genomic stretch from Marinihelvus fidelis harbors:
- a CDS encoding glycoside hydrolase family 43 protein is translated as MSIRIILTLFALVAIIPVPANADTLNIDNPIVPQRADPWIHRDPDTGCYTFIGSAPEFDRIEIRQACRLNDLKIAEPKVIWRKRESGPMSINIWAPELHRIDGAWYVYFAAGEKDQPFSIRMYTLSNPDDDPFTDNWSEEGRFETGLDTFSLDATQFEHRGKRYYVWAQQNAERTYNSALWIAEMDSPTSITGEPVIISEPTLDWEIQGYKVNEGAAVIKRNGKIFMTYSGAATDHRYAMGLLWADEDADLLDPASWHKSQEPVFTTNDALVRYGPGHNSFTIAEDGVTDLLIYHARDYRDLRGTPLTDPNRHARARVLEWDEEGFPVFGQEFGD
- a CDS encoding type II toxin-antitoxin system Phd/YefM family antitoxin: MTMVYDMESRQVSKSKFKARALELFREVEASGKPVIVTDKGKPAIEIRRYRGDERSPLEKLKGTVIAFEDPTEPVGAEDWEALD
- a CDS encoding type II toxin-antitoxin system VapC family toxin, which produces MIVLDTHALVWWVHADTQLSSAARKAIRAETRADEGLIVVSAISAWEIALLVEKGRLTLSMSVDDWMEAVAEIESVRIVPVDAVVAIQSTRLPGEIHPDPADRMIIALSRHLSAPLVTADGRIRAYKHVKTIW
- a CDS encoding arabinan endo-1,5-alpha-L-arabinosidase, whose protein sequence is MILERLALLLAMCLSTNALAVQVEVHDPVMAKEGDHYYVFSTGPGITIYQSEDLEHWRWVGRAFDGEPDWAREVVPDFSGHLWAPDIFEHDGKWYLYYSVSAFGKNTSAMGVTVTDTLDPSSPDYGWKDLGLVIQSVPHRDDWNAIDPAIVEDDAGGVWLSFGSFWGGLKMFRLDETLAAPAEPQAWASIAARPRDTATPGEQAGVGAIEAPYIFRKDGWYYQFVSFDLCCRGMNSTYNVRVGRSKDVTGPYLDRDGVSLMEGGGTLVIEGNDNWVAVGHNAAYTFDGQDWLVLHAYETADNAKQKLRILPISWDDGWPQVDPADLDRRTTELVGEGPPENK
- a CDS encoding glycoside hydrolase family 43 protein, yielding MIKLTRITPLALALAAPSALADNPIITDMFTADPAALVDGDTVWLYTGHDEAPNNDVFFEMHDWLAFSSQDMVNWKAHGPIMRADDFEWAVSHAWASHMVKKDGKYWFYTTVRHDETKPGFAVGVAVSDSPTGPFKDAKGEALITNDMTTQTPNDWDDIDPAVWIEDNGDTYLFFGNLVPKYVKLKDNMIELDGEIQVIDVPHFTEALWVHRKNDVYYLTYACYFPEKICWARSDSVEGPWQYGGILNEIAGNTETNHQSVIEFQGKDYFIYHTGGLPPQGDQPSGGRFRRSVAIDRLYYEDNGDLKRVIMTTEGIE
- a CDS encoding glycoside hydrolase family 2 TIM barrel-domain containing protein, with amino-acid sequence MPNRALVVTACLCLGAPALADFIPTVEPVQVDASRPDWENPAVFARNTIPASASGFPFETRALAIDGDVQASARFLSLNGQWKFHFSATVQGAPAGFEDPSYNVSGWANMPVPANWQAEGFGQPKYNNWRYPFPPNRPLVPHDDNETGSYRRDFDVPDNWDGMDVILHIGAAGSAYQVWLNGKDIGYAQDSKLPSEFDLTPHLDRDGANTLAIRVWRWSDGSYLEDQDFWRVSGIERPVYLKAVPRTRIADVFVRAELDETYVDSRLSVDVSATAGTGHTARIVLLDDGRELLSRAVELKPTDDARTVTLSAGVPNARPWTAETPNLYTLVTELLDADGQVLQSMAHAIGFRTVAIIDGQVTVNGRPITIRGVNRHDHDPETFHVISRESMERDIQVMKLNNVNAIRTAHYPNDPYLYELADKYGLYVMDEANIESHEYMGHGDANPDRRAEIQIGFDPAWRDAHLARVMNMVERDKNHPSIIFWSLGNEAGIGPTFEDAAMAVKARDPGRLVSYLGWGQLPDHRPNWYADIYAPMYDPAWKMRDYAVNWTYGQPMIQCEYAHMMGNSGGNLVEYWETIYDHPETLQGGFIWDWVDQSMYRYTEDGRPYWGNGGEYGHNPRGDIDFGDGVVQSDRTPNPALYELRKVYESIYFSDFDADSGRLVVTNRHDFLNVSEYRLGWTLLEDGAPVASGNWPALDLPARHRGELFAPLTDTPLRPDAEYLLTIEARTDESTVPLVPTETVMAWAQFVVQAGKPSTLTASDTPVRVNQDDSQVSLSANGRQLIIDRDTGLIVTYRDDGKELLSSGRPFFWRALVDNDVGVGTGRELAVWKTLSETRTVRSLEVLGEGPGGGAVRVVHDLGDGQAQFSSTWRMNGAGDLQVNGLLEPLEEDLPPPFRVGFYFQAPRDFTTTTWYGRGPHESYADRKSSAAIGLWRGAISEQDHDYIRPQDTGNKVDVRWMELTAGDLGFVVEGDQPLMMNVLAFPYEDLFKQPPGARKSSDIVPREHVSLLVDSVQWGIGGDLKWNDWGKPLPQYRTRNEPTTVEFRISPTGEPGPPPSGTRPARATGNLPFE
- a CDS encoding alpha-N-arabinofuranosidase is translated as MTLNPKKLTRGLCVGLLALSGGIAGNALADVEMTIRADEPGDTISKYLYGQFAEHLGRGLYEGIWVGEDSDIPNTGGFRNDVIEALKPLKIPVIRWPGGCFADEYHWRDGIGPREDRPVRINTHWGWVEEDNSIGTHEFMQLVEMLDSEAYIAGNIGSAPPVDMAQWLQYMTADDNSTLAKERRANGREEPWKVAFWGVGNETWGCGGNMTPAYYTDLYRRYATFLKAPSGYMPKLVASGGQNDATDWTEALSGGTTDAGMFFKIDGISHHYYTLPTGDWGKKGQATGFPEAEWISTLDRTLMVDGHLNLQEEVLERNDPDGQVGIYLDEWGTWYDPTPGSTQGFLEQQNSIRDALVAALNFNVFHEHTERLHMANIAQTVNVLQAVLLTDGPKMIKTPTYHAFELYIPFQDATYLPLELDGVPDYEVGDVSVPHVSATAALTTDGKLAIGLVNLHASDAIDIDIDLEGFSADAAEARVLTGASIDAHNTFDSPETVKPTGLDVNLDGDSLEVSLPPRSVSVILLDP